Proteins encoded by one window of Salarias fasciatus chromosome 1, fSalaFa1.1, whole genome shotgun sequence:
- the cdh15 gene encoding cadherin-15, translated as MAAWTLVVCVLSLLLCQVWSSAESQHIKDDELHPRTFYPWKSRGKGVLRVKRDWIIPPIRVSENSKQVPEDLVQIKSDKIFKGEVIYKLEGPGVDQDPKNLFEIDDKTGVIRSKRPLDREKYSSFTLKAFALSPSGERLENPTTIEIVVLDQNDNRPAFTRSQFVGTVAEFSIPGTSVMSVSATDADDPETENAALSYSIIGQESFPPNAVTKTMFGINNHTGAIYTRDVGLDREVVKGFRLKLLVADMGGMGLTSEGEAVIHVSDINNHAPQFSPALYSMIAEENRVDFEIGRVNATDKDDPGTRNWEAKYSISKDPEGFFSIRTDPASNQGVLTVVKSLDYEAQKEHILILTVENVNPLSNKAPNLPLSSATVMITVVNENEAPYFRENTIQIVVPESALPGTLLKSNIASDPDNSDLWYEISRDPERWLDINRETGDIKLRRNINMRSPHVKNNIYNAAVKVTDADGVSATGSVVITLQETNDFPPQLVPLTGSVCRSASSTGSGLVLTAVDEDLPPQAAPFFFEIPEDLSVNWTVVQINGTHTLLQPLVELDAAEYVVTVLVTDSGSPALGAYSQVNVTVCLCDSFGDCKSEAGAILGSTVGISFIALIIIMACVALLLLLLLLAVAMTTCGRRHHIKKGTGLLVGESEDDIRDNVFNYDEQGGGEEDENAFNIDLLWNPHDAPSTPGSFYPGTGIPRGKQPLRKDAPHNLPSPAYPRRPPADPTDIEDYINDGLEAADNDPNVPPYDTALIYDYEGDGSLAGSLSSIASGSSDGDQDYDYLNDWGPRFKKLANMYDPR; from the exons ATGGCTGCATGGACgttggtggtgtgtgtgctgagtTTGCTGCTGTGCCAG gtgtggagctctgcagaaagtCAGCACATTAAGGATGATGAGCTGCATCCGCGGACCTTTTATCCGTGGAAGAGTCGAGGGAAGGGGGTGTTGAGAGTGAAGAGGGACTGGATCATCCCTCCAATAAGAGTGTCAGAGAACAGCAAGCAGGTTCCTGAAGACCTGGTGCAG atcaaatcggacaaaatatTCAAAGGTGAGGTGATTTACAAGTTAGAAGGGCCAGGGGTGGACCAGGACCCCAAGAATCTGTTTGAAATTGACGATAAGACCGGAGTCATCAGAAGCAAACGGCCACTGGACAGAGAGAAATACAGCAGCTTCACG cTTAAAGCCTTTGCACTTTCCCCAagtggagagagactggagaacCCCACCACCATCGAGATCGTGGTCCTGGATCAGAATGACAACAGGCCCGCCTTCACTCGGAGCCAGTTTGTTGGCACTGTGGCTGAATTCTCGATCCCAG GTACGTCAGTGATGTCGGTGTCAGCCACAGATGCGGACGATCCAGAGACGGAAAACGCCGCTCTGAGCTACTCCATCATCGGCCAGGAGAGTTTTCCCCCCAACGCCGTCACGAAGACAATGTTTGGCATCAACAACCACACCGGTGCCATCTACACCAGAGACGTGGGGCTGGACCGAGAG GTGGTGAAGGGCTtcaggctgaagctgctggTTGCTGATATGGGAGGAATGGGACTGACCAGCGAAGGCGAGGCGGTCATACATGTGTCTGACATTAACAACCACGCACCGCAGTTCAGCCCTGCACTG TACAGCATGATAGCAGAGGAGAACCGCGTCGACTTTGAGATCGGTCGAGTGAACGCGACGGACAAAGACGATCCGGGAACAAGAAACTGGGAGGCCAAGTACTCCATTTCCAAGGACCCTGAGGGCTTCTTCAGCATCAGGACAGACCCTGCGTCCAACCAGGGGGTTCTGACTGTGGTGAAG TCGCTGGATTATGAAGCACAGAAAGAACACATCCTGATTCTGACTGTGGAAAATGTCAATCCTCTGAGCAACAAGGCTCCCAACCTGCCGCTGAGCTCCGCCACTGTCATGATCACTGTTGTGAATGAGAACGAAGCTCCGTACTTCAGAGAAAACACCATCCAGATCGTGGTCCCGGAGTCTGCTCTCCCTGGAACTTTACTGAAAAGCAACATCGCCTCTGACCCTGACAATTCTGATCTGTG GTATGAGATCAGCAGGGATCCTGAGAGGTGGCTGGACATCAACAGAGAAACAGGAGACATCAAACTGAGGAGAAACATCAACATGCGGTCTCCACACGTTAAAAACAACATCTATAATGCAGCCGTCAAAGTTACAG ACGCTGACGGCGTGTCAGCCACTGGCTCGGTGGTGATCACACTGCAGGAGACCAATGACTTCCCCCCCCAGCTCGTCCCGCTCACCGGCTCCGTCTGCAGGAGCGCCAGCAGCACCGgctctggtctggttctgacTGCCGTGGATGAAGATCTGCCTCCGCAGGCTGCACCGTTCTTCTTTGAAATACCGGAGGATCTGTCGGTCAACTGGACTGTTGTCCAGATCAACG gcacTCACACGTTGCTGCAGCCCCTCGTGGAGCTGGACGCTGCAGAGTATGTGGTCACTGTGCTGGTGACGGACTCCGGCAGCCCAGCTTTGGGCGCTTACTCTCAGGTCAACGTCACTGTGTGTCTCTGCGACTCGTTCGGAGACTGCAAGTCGGAGGCGGGTGCGATTCTGGGCTCCACTGTGGGAATCAGCTTCATCgccctcatcatcatcatggccTGTGTCGCTCTCTTGCTCT tgctgctcctcctggctgTGGCCATGACCACCTGCGGACGGCGCCATCACATCAAGAAAGGAACCGGCCTGCTGGTCGGGGAATCAGAAGACGACATACGCGATAACGTCTTCAACTATGACGAGcagggcggcggcgaggaggatGAG AACGCCTTCAACATCGACTTATTGTGGAATCCCCATGATGCACCGTCCACCCCGGGGTCTTTTTACCCAGGAACCGGCATCCCTCGAGGCAAGCAGCCCCTCAGGAAGGACGCGCCGCATAACCTCCCCTCGCCAGCCTACCCCCGGCGACCTCCCGCTGACCCCACCGACATCGAGGACTACATCAATGAC GGCCTGGAGGCGGCAGACAACGACCCCAACGTGCCGCCGTACGACACGGCCCTGATCTACGACTACGAGGGCGACGGCTCCCTCGCCGGCAGCCTCAGCTCCATCGCCTCAGGCAGCTCCGATGGCGATCAGGACTACGACTACCTCAACGACTGGGGACCGCGGTTTAAGAAACTGGCCAACATGTACGACCCACGTTAG
- the spg7 gene encoding paraplegin — protein MSALLHLHSRAVCGKQSRRLLWTLSRRSCHVLADRQTSRIPVRDQTSRVSVRDVHNKRAGASETLLYPHKLIQSLLHRPLSPAMLGLSKELIRSNLLRNPVGLVNLLGSMNFFSTSQSKQQKNKSGGPKGKTPEEDEEEKKRREQEDQMYRERLRTLFIIALIMSLLNSINTSGGNISWNDFVNEMLAKGEVSRVQVVPESDIVEIYLHPGAVIFGRPRLALMYRMQVANIDKFEEKLRAAEEELNIDTKDRIPVSYKRTGFFGNAVYALGMAAIGVAILWYIFRLAGMGGREGGFSAFNQLKMAKFTIVDGKSGKGVSFKDVAGMHEAKMEVKEFVDYLKNPERYLQLGAKVPKGSLLLGPPGCGKTLLAKAVATEAQVPFLAMAGSEFVEVIGGLGAARVRSLFKEARARAPCIVYIDEIDAVGKKRSTNMSGFSNTEEEQTLNQLLVEMDGMGTTDHVIVLASTNRADILDNALMRPGRLDRHIFIDLPTLQERKEIFEQHLKILKLTQPANFYSLRLAELTPGFSGADIANICNEAALHAAREGYKSIDTFNFEYAVERVIAGSVKKSKILSKEEQRVVAFHESGHALVGWLLEHTEAVMKVSIAPRTNAALGFAQILPRDQFLFTKEQLFERMCMALGGRAAEAITFNKVTTGAQDDLRKVTRVAYSMVKQYGMCDSVGQVSFPDTEEQGAVGRRPFSQGLQQQMDHEAKMLIARAYRHTEKLLMDNRDKLTLLANALLEREVVNYDDIEALLGPPPHGPKKMILPQSWVEAERDKQDTGEDEPRPPPRKHTEEDVNPQLA, from the exons ATGTCTGCGTTGTTACACTTGCACAGTCGCGCTGtttgtgggaaacagagcaggagGTTGTTGTGGACACTGTCCAGGAGGAGCTGTCATGTGttagcagacagacagacatccAGAATCCCTGTCAGAGATCAGACATCCAGGGTCAGTGTCAGAGATGTCCACAACAAGCGTGCCGGAGCTTCGGAGACGCTTCTGTATCCACACAAACTCATCCAG AGTCTCCTGCACAGACCGCTGAGTCCTGCCATGCTCGGCCTGAGCAAAGAGCTGATCAGAAGCAACCTGCTGAGGAACCCCGTCGGTTTGGTTAACCTGCTAG GGTCAATGAACTTTTTCAGTACGTCTCAGTCcaagcagcaaaaaaataagAGCGGTGGACCCAAAGGAAAAACTCCAGAAGAAGATGAAG AGGAGAAGAAGCGGCGTGAGCAGGAGGACCAGATGTACCGGGAGCGCTTGCGTACACTCTTCATCATCGCACTCATTATGAGCCTCCTGAACTCCATCAACACCAGCGGCGGCAACATCTCCTGGAACGACTTTGTCAACGAGATGTTGGCCAAGGGGGAGGTGTCCCGCGTGCAGGTTGTTCCTGAGAGCGACATTGTAGAAATCTACCTGCATCCTGGTGCGGTGATCTTTGGCAGGCCG AGGCTGGCGCTCATGTACAGGATGCAGGTCGCCAACATCGACAAGTTTGAGGAGaagctcagagctgctgaagaggAGCTGAATATTGACACTAAGGACAGAATCCCAGTGTCCTACAAACGCACTGGATTCTTTGGAAA TGCTGTCTATGCTTTGGGAATGGCTGCGATCGGTGTGGCTATTCTCTGGTACATCTTCCGACTTGCAGGCATGGGTGGCAGAGAAGGTGGCTTCAGTGCTTtt AATCAGCTGAAGATGGCCAAGTTTACCATCGTGGATGGAAAATCAGGCAAAGGAGTGAGTTTCAAAGATGTAGCAGGCATGCATGAGGCGAAGATGGAAGTCAAGGAGTTTGTCGACTACCTCAAG AATCCAGAGCGATACCTCCAGCTGGGAGCCAAAGTTCCCAAAGgctccctgctgctgggccCCCCCGGATGTGGGAAGACGCTGCTGGCTAAGGCTGTAGCCACGGAGGCCCAGGTGCCCTTCCTGGCTATGGCGGGCTCTGAGTTTGTGGAGGTCATTGGAG GCCTGGGTGCTGCCCGCGTCCGGAGTCTGTTCAAGGAGGCTCGTGCTCGGGCGCCCTGCATCGTCTACATCGATGAGATCGACGCTGTGGGAAAGAAGCGCTCCACCAACATGTCGGGCTTCTCAAACACCGAAGAGGAGCAGACTCTCAACCAGCTGCTGGTGGAAATGGACG GAATGGGCACAACAGACCACGTTATCGTCCTGGCTTCCACCAACAGAGCAGATATCTTAGACAATGCTCTCATGAGACCTGGCAGGCTGGACAGACACATCTTCATAGACCTGCCCACTCTGCAG GAGAGGAAGGAAATCTTTGAGCAGCACCTGAAGATCTTGAAACTGACCCAGCCTGCTAACTTCTACTCTCTGCGTCTGGCTGAGCTCACGCCAGGCTTCAGTG gtgCGGATATCGCAAACATTTGTAACGAAGCTGCTCTCCACGCAGCCAGAGAGGGCTACAAGTCCATTGATACCTTTAACTTTGAGTATGCTGTGGAAAGAGTGATCGCAG gaagtgtaaagaaaagcaaaatccTGTcgaaagaggagcagagggtgGTTGCCTTTCATGAGTCTGGACACGCCCTGGTGGGATGGCTCCTGGAGCACACAGAGGCCGTCATGAAG gtGTCCATTGCCCCTCGGACGAATGCGGCCCTGGGATTTGCCCAGATTTTACCTCGAGACCAGTTCCTGTTCACGAAGGAGCAGCTGTTCGAGCGGATGTGCATGGCTCTGGGAGGACGGGCTGCAGAGGCTATCACCTTCAACAAGGTCACCACAG GCGCGCAGGACGACCTGCGTAAGGTGACCCGTGTGGCTTACTCCATGGTGAAGCAGTACGGCATGTGCGACAGCGTCGGCCAGGTCTCCTTCCCTGATACGGAGGAGCAAGGCGCCGTTGGCCGCCGTCCTTTCAGCCagggcctgcagcagcagatggatcaT GAGGCTAAGATGTTAATCGCCCGTGCGTACAGGCACACGGAGAAGCTATTAATGGACAACAGGGACAAGCTGACACTG CTGGCCAACGCGCTGCTGGAGCGTGAAGTGGTGAACTACGACGACATTGAGGCCTTGCTGGGTCCGCCGCCTCACGGTCCGAAGAAGATGATCCTCCCGCAGAGCTGGGTGGAGGCCGAGAGAGACAAGCAGGACACGGGAGAGGACGAACCCCGGCCGCCACCccgaaaacacacagaggaggacgTCAACCCGCAGCTGGcctga